CGAACCCGCGAGCGGACGTTCAGTCACGATTCAGGCGACAGTCCCAATGGGGTCAGCGCGTCACGATTGCCTGTATTACTCGAACAGCCGCCCCAAACCCGACTGTGGCTTGAGGTCTCCGCAAAGCCGTAGGGCTTCCCAGAAACTGACCTGGTTTGCCGTCAATACCGGCTGGTCCGCCGCGGCCTCCATGTCCTCGAGCCAGGCGACCGAGTGCAAGGCGGTATCGGGGACAAGCAGGACATCGGCATCCGGCTGACCATGTCTGGCAGCCAACTGGACTACGGCGTCCTTTTCCAGTGTGCCCACCTCGGCGGCGGTGACGATGCCCAGGCTGGTGTGGGCGACCACCTCTATTCCAAAGACTTCCAGGAAAGCCCTGAATCGTTGCGCGACGACCTCGGGAAAGGTGGCTGCGATCGCGACTCGCTGGGCGCCCAATGCTTCGATCGCGTGGATGAAGGCCATCGCGGTGGTGGATGCCGGGACCTGCAAGGCCTGTTCGAGTGTCGCAATCTGTCGGCGAACGCCATCAACGCCGAGCACGAAGCTGGCGCTGGTTGACGTCCAGAGCACCGATTCGATGCCGCTGCCCGCCAATGCCCGGGCGCCATCGGCCAGGCGTCGGGTACTGCCCATTTCGCTGAGCGCCTCGACGGTATGGGCATCCTCGAGAAAGCCGGTATGGACGACCCGGGGGTCTACCGGCGGATCGAGAGCCAGGCCCAGCCAGGGATAATCGTCTTCCGCAGCATGGCCGGGGTAGAGAAAACCGACGCGGCGGAGGGCTTGGTCGACCATTGGCTTCCTCGTTTGCTGGTAGTTTGCATAAGCCTGTCCGACACTATCAAGTTTATCGCCAGCAACGTAAATGTGGAGATAGAGGGGCAGGGTATCGATGTCCGCACCGGCCCGGTCACATTGCGTACACAGCCCGTACACAAACGGAAATTGATCTCTGGGGGCCGGCATATTAATTTCTGCAGATATGTCTGAGCTCAGGAAGCGTGTCGTGGCTGCCCGCGTGTTATGCGTGCAGGATCGCGGCGTTTCGTTTTTCGAGGATCACCGATCTTGATGTCTTCCAGAAATAGTCATTCACAGAAACTGCTGCTGTTCGGTCTGTCAGCCCAGAAATCGTTTGCCATCGGCACGCTCAAGATCCGCGAGATCATGCCGTTTCCACGCCTGACCAAACTTCCGCATAGCCACCCGTCGGTGATTGGCACCACCACATTCCGGGGTGCGGCCGTACCGGTGATCGATATGGCCGCAGCCGTAGGCTATCCCCCGCTGAGTTATGAGGACCGCAAGAACAGCTCGGTCATCATTACCGATATCCAGCGCAAGGAAATTGGCTTCGTGGTGCCCAACGTGCGCAAGATCGTCGAAGCCGACTGGAAGCAGGTCAAGTCGCCACCGAAGGCCCTGGGCAAGAATGCTTTCGTCACGGGGCTGCTCGACATCGAGGGAGAAATTATCCAGTTACTGGATGTAGAGCTGCTACTGTCGAAAGTCTATCCAAGCGCCGTGGATACGGGCGATGTCCTACTGACCGACGTCCAGCGCGAAACCCTGAAATCCCTCAATATCCTGTTGGTGGATGATTCGCAAGTTGCGCGCAAGCAGCTGTCCGATGTGCTCGACAGCAAGGACATTACCTACTACGTCACCTCTAACGGTCAGGAAGCCCTGGACATCATGTTGGATGCGGCCCAGGATCGCCGTAGCATCGATATCCTCGTCAGCGATATCGAAATGCCCGGGCTGGATGGTTACGAGTTGGCGTTCAGCGTGCGGGACAACGCCTCCCTGAAGCAGCCATACATCATTCTGCACACGTCGCTGAACAGTGAGATGAGTGTCAGTTATGCCAACCAGGTTGGTGCCAACGAGGCACTGACCAAGTTCGATGCGGAAGAACTGCTGCAGGCCATGCTGCGCGGCGCCGAGCAGGGGCGTCCTTGACGGGGCCCCGCTTTCTCTCTATATCCTCTAGAAGCTCTGCTTGCAGTCCTATCTTTTAGGAGCCCGACGTTTTTCTTTAAGGTCTGTCCGGGGCAGGATGGCCGATCGGTAGTGTTTGCCTAGTCGTACGTGTTGCCCAGCAGTACTTGCCCTTGTTCGTGCACGATGGGCGCTGTCGAATGCGCCGCCAATGCGATCGACGAGGGAAGTTATGGCCGAAGAAGCCGGAAGTTCCGCAGGAAAGCCGTCTCACGAAGCAACGTCCGAAGAGGCGCACCTCAATCCAATCGTCTTCTATGGTTCGGTCATCGGCATCGTTGCCTTTGCCGTTTGGACCATGGTGTTCACCGAATCCGCCAGTGCCGTTATTACCGCGGTACTGGGCTGGATATCCAATACCTTCGGCTGGTTCTATTTCATTGCCGTTGTGGTCTACCTGGTCTTCGTAATCTGTATCGGACTATCCCGCTACGGCAAACTGCGCCTCGGGCCGGCCCATTCCACACCCGATTTCAATGTCCTGACCTGGGCGGCAATGCTCTTCTCCGCGGGTATCGGTATCGACCTGCTGTTTTTCTGTATCGCCGAGCCAGTGACCATGTTCCTGGCGCCACCGACAGGGAACCCCGACGAGATCGAAGCGGCCCGCCAGG
The window above is part of the Marinobacter nanhaiticus D15-8W genome. Proteins encoded here:
- a CDS encoding maleate cis-trans isomerase family protein, which encodes MVDQALRRVGFLYPGHAAEDDYPWLGLALDPPVDPRVVHTGFLEDAHTVEALSEMGSTRRLADGARALAGSGIESVLWTSTSASFVLGVDGVRRQIATLEQALQVPASTTAMAFIHAIEALGAQRVAIAATFPEVVAQRFRAFLEVFGIEVVAHTSLGIVTAAEVGTLEKDAVVQLAARHGQPDADVLLVPDTALHSVAWLEDMEAAADQPVLTANQVSFWEALRLCGDLKPQSGLGRLFE
- a CDS encoding chemotaxis protein; translated protein: MSSRNSHSQKLLLFGLSAQKSFAIGTLKIREIMPFPRLTKLPHSHPSVIGTTTFRGAAVPVIDMAAAVGYPPLSYEDRKNSSVIITDIQRKEIGFVVPNVRKIVEADWKQVKSPPKALGKNAFVTGLLDIEGEIIQLLDVELLLSKVYPSAVDTGDVLLTDVQRETLKSLNILLVDDSQVARKQLSDVLDSKDITYYVTSNGQEALDIMLDAAQDRRSIDILVSDIEMPGLDGYELAFSVRDNASLKQPYIILHTSLNSEMSVSYANQVGANEALTKFDAEELLQAMLRGAEQGRP